The Polyodon spathula isolate WHYD16114869_AA chromosome 23, ASM1765450v1, whole genome shotgun sequence genome has a window encoding:
- the LOC121298278 gene encoding uncharacterized protein LOC121298278 — MASLLTSSKGTPVSPSHGKDLFLGTVAAASAFLVMALIVLLCVGCKKKGKTRKVQIDGVKLVEMSLLRQTQLRSISKSDTRLHEMKKIPCNGKKGTRNRPVSMDLLHLPSRRSDWDLRCPQNRQLPTLPLSPGEDKDHTYSEVGRRSSQPRGPEDALYESVGGRDETGAAAAASAVLPKHFKQPPQCHGNGSVELSPSQEPCRQAENSVTAEYACVRKVRKADKAQQQQQLQNNPKPAEQETRYSNPEMLPGQRKHDPPRINDVDAFYSHSFPKDSGFVGNGEQYIWKPPEDGDGSTLYPGNSGVQNFSPGGLTPGPANADEISDMYSKVCKPFKKRPPASPPVPFNQGAQENNPPQNQGWSAEPQEGTGHDADRAQAWVGGAQAMKPNEEPSYEAIGEKAWVRNEEIDPAYESIDANWKREKPTGPPAGKKIKNRVPLRPCSDENLYENISDLKQGATTSTTTVFMFNDGIEMYVTGL; from the exons ATGGCCTCTTTGCTGACTAGCTCGAAGGGAACACCAGTGTCTCCCTCACACGGCAAGGACCTGTTCCTAGGAACTGTTGCTGCTGCCTCTGCTTTCCTGGTCATGGCTCTCATTGTACTGCTGTGTGTAGGATGCAAGAA gaaAGGGAAGACAAGGAAGGTCCAGATTGATGGGGTGAAACTGGTGGAAATG TCTTTGCTCAGACAGACACAACTCCGGTCTATCAGCAAATCTGATACAAGACTTCATGAGATGAAGAAGATACCATGCAATGGGAAAA AGGGTACCAGAAACCGACCGGTCAGCATGGACCTGCTCCATCTCCCGAGTCGTCGATCTGACTGGGATTTAAGATGTCCGCAGAACAGGCAGCTCCCCACACTCCCGCTGAGCCCTGGCGAAGACAAAGACCACACATATTCAGAGGTGGGGAGGCGCTCTTCTCAACCCCGCGGCCCTGAAGACGCCCTTTATGAGAGTGTGGGGGGCAGGGATGAGACTGGAGCAGCCGCCGCCGCCTCTGCTGTGCTGCCCAAGCATTTTAAGCAGCCTCCCCAGTGCCATGGGAACGGCAGCGTGGAGCTCTCTCCCAGCCAGGAGCCCTGCAGGCAGGCTGAGAACTCTGTGACCGCAGAGTATGCCTGTGTGCGGAAAGTCAGGAAGGCCGATAAggcccagcagcagcagcagcttcagaACAATCCCAAGCCAGCAGAGCAGGAAACCCGCTACTCAAACCCAGAGATGCTCCCTGGTCAACGCAAACATGATCCCCCAAGGATAAACGACGTGGACGCTTTCTATTCACATTCCTTCCCAAAG GACTCTGGCTTTGTTGGCAATGGGGAGCAGTATATCTGGAAGCCCCCGGAAGATGGTGATGGATCAACCCTCTACCCAGGAAATTCAGGGGTGCAGAACTTCTCCCCTGGGGGCCTAACCCCGGGACCTGCCAATGCGGATGAG ATATCAGATATGTACTCGAAAGTGTGCAAACCATTCAAGAAGAGACCTCCCGCCTCCCCTCCAGTCCCATTCAATCAGGGAGCCCAGGAGAACAATCCGCCCCAGAACCAGGGCTGGTCAGCAGAACCACAGGAGGGCACTGGGCATGACGCCGACAGAGCCCAAGCGTGGGTCGGAGGAGCCCAGGCAATGAAACCCAATGAGGAACCCAGCTACGAAGCCATCGGCGAGAAGGCCTGGGTCAGGAATGAGGAGATTGACCCAGCGTACGAGTCCATCGATGCCAACTGGAAGAGAGAAAAGCCCACCGGCCCCCCGGCAGGCAAGAAGATAAAGAACAGGGTGCCGCTGAGACCCTGCTCCGACGAGAACTTGTACGAAAACATCAGTGACCTGAAACAAGGAGCCACAACAAGCACCACAACCGTCTTCATGTTTAACGACGGCATCGAGATGTACGTGACGGGACTATAG